The DNA region AGTTCTTGCCGCAGGGCGTCGATGAAGTTGGCCGCCAGATGGTCGGTACCCACCATCTCGGCGCCGGTGGTGGCCGTGCCGGCAACCAGGACGCGCTTTTCACCGCCGAATGGGATGTCGAGGGGGACCAGGAAGCCGTTGGGCTTTTTATCCATCTTCTCGGCCAAGGCTCTGGACACCTCGAGTTCGAACGGGGCCTTGCTCCAGTCCTTCTCGAGGGACGCCTGGATAGCGCGGAAGAGGCTATACTGGTTGACCTCACGGTCGGACATGCCGAGATGGCCCGGCATTTTCTCGACGGGTTTGGTGGAGATCACCTTGAGCACGTGGGCCCTGAACTCCTCGACGCCCTTTCCGCTCTCAATGAACTCGTCGGCGGCCGCCTCAATGCCATCAGCGTGACGCCCGAGCATTTTGGCGATGGCCATGATGTCCTGCACGCGGCCGTGTTCTGCCTTTCTGGCTTCCTCACGGATGCTGCTGACATCCACGGAAGGCTGAGGTGTGGACTTGGGCTGCTCCTGTTCTCGGGTTTCTATTTCTTTTTCTTTGTCCATCTTCTTCTCCTTTTCCTGTGGTCCAGGCTCGGGCGCCGGAGGCCCGCCATTCCCGACTTGCTCGCCGGCCGCCGTCCGCCCGACGCCTACCGACATATCGGCAGGGATCGCAACGAACGACGCCTCCAGCGGCTCCCAGTCGGTCACCCTGTAGGTCGACGGTCTGTCCTTAACCTCTTTTTCCAGGACCATCTCGTGAATCTGATATGAGACACTCATGTTCTGCCGGATGCCATCCTTGACATCCTGCATTTCCTGCTCTGCTCTCGCGGACCTGCTGAACCGGACGATGCCGCGGATCCGCCTGTCCTTGTCCAGCCTAGCGCCTTCCAGTATCCCGATCTGGGCGGACCGGTTGTGATCCACCAGAATGGGAA from bacterium includes:
- a CDS encoding phage major capsid protein → MKDLITRVKSGGPVLRTLELDRASLDEEARTVSVSISSEEPVDRWWGLEVLDHGPGSIRMKRLDRGLPILVDHNRSAQIGILEGARLDKDRRIRGIVRFSRSARAEQEMQDVKDGIRQNMSVSYQIHEMVLEKEVKDRPSTYRVTDWEPLEASFVAIPADMSVGVGRTAAGEQVGNGGPPAPEPGPQEKEKKMDKEKEIETREQEQPKSTPQPSVDVSSIREEARKAEHGRVQDIMAIAKMLGRHADGIEAAADEFIESGKGVEEFRAHVLKVISTKPVEKMPGHLGMSDREVNQYSLFRAIQASLEKDWSKAPFELEVSRALAEKMDKKPNGFLVPLDIPFGGEKRVLVAGTATTGAEMVGTDHLAANFIDALRQELYVVGLGAMILPGLVGNVEIPSMGDATFYHVTEDVNVTDSTPATSEVTLSPKTLGGAVPMSRRFLKQSQPAAEAVVRNLLVRGAAVEMEAKVINGSGAAGQPLGILGATGIGTVTITTPGQPTWSNLVDFETDVLTAKALKGNLAYLITPAVQGHCKTTAKVTGYPVFLMEGGEINGYKALATTNMPANGILFGNFRETIIGMWGGLDLKPDEATKAAAGGLVLRLFLDYDVGVGHGASFSKNA